From the Ilumatobacteraceae bacterium genome, the window TGAACGTCACGAACCTGAACACCGTGGGCGGCGGCCAGCCGATCCTCACGGGCCCGGGCTTCGTGACACCCGAGAACGCGGCCGAGGTCGCGGCACTCGTCGACGCAGGCACTCGCTGACCTGACGACGGCCGGTGATCTCACCGGCACCCGGTGTGGACGGGGGTCGACCAGGAGGTCGGCCCCCGTCTCCGCACCGAAGACTCGCACCACGATTCGCGACACTGGTCGCGAGATCACGTACAGCAATCGGAATCCGAGGGGAACATCGTCACGATGAGTGATTCGACTGTCGCAGCAGCAACCGGAGCCATGGCCGCCGGCGGGGACGAACGTCTCGCCTATCGAGGCGTGTTCCAGCGGCTCTTCATCCGACCCGAGATCGGCGCCATGATCGGCGCGATCGGCGTCTGGGTCTTCTTCTGGGCGGTCAGTGTGCCGTTCGGCACCGCCAACGGCGCGTCGAACATCCTCGACAACGCCTCGATCCTGGGCATCATGGCCGTGGCCGTGTCGGTCCTGATGGTCGGCGGTGAATTCGACCTGTCGTCCGGCGCCAACACCGGGGCGATGGGCATGCTCGTCATCCTGCTCTCGAAGGAGGCGGGTGAGTTCGGCGGAGCCGGTTTCAACCTGTGGATCGCCGTGCCGCTCTCGCTCGTGATCGCACTGGGCATCGGCTTCTTCAACGGCTGGATGGTCGAGAGCACGAAGCTCCCGAGCTTCATCGTCACCCTCGGCACGTTCTTCGTCCTGCGCGGCATGAAGCTCGGCTTCTCCAAGCTGATCGTCGACCAGATCCAGGTCGGCGACATCCGCGACTCATCGGGTCACGCCTTCTGGCAGAAGGTCTTCGCTGCCGAGTGGGACCGGGCGCAGCACCAGTTCGGGGGGCGCGACGCGGTCTACACGATCGCGGTCCTGCTCGGGATCGCGATCATCGTGCTCGCCGTGTACGAGATGCATTTCGAACATCGCAAGGACGGCCTCAAGCAGATCGGCCTCGTCCAGTTCCTCGTCGGGGTCGGGGCGACGGTCGCCGGCATCGTCACGCTGCACGTCACCGACGGCACCGGAGGCAACTGGCTCGGCGCCGCCATCATCGGGGTCGGCACACTGCTCGCCCTGTTCGGCTACGCCACCTGGCGGTTCCAGCCCAGCGCCACACGCGAGAGCTTCGTGATGGACGCCGGCGTCGCCAAGTTCGTCGGCATCGGTGTCGGGTCGCTCGTGCTCGCGTTCCTCGCCTCGATCCTGTGGGACGCCAACGACGCCGAGAACTTCTTCTTCCCGTTCACCTACCAGGGTTTCCGGGCGACGCTGATGCTGGTCTTCGTGATCGCCGCCGGCACGTCGTTCGCGATCGCCGCCCACCGGGCCCGCGGCACCGGAGCGACCACACGCTTCGCCGTGACGCTGCTGGTCGCCGCCATGGTGACCACGACCGCCTTCGTCGTCCAGGCCCAATCCGAAGCGGTCAAGTTCCGCGCCGAGACGTTCAGCGTCCTGCTGGCGCTCGCACTGATGGTGCTGGTGTGGGGCGTCGTCGGGTTCGTGTTCGACGAGCGCAACCGGGTCCACCCCCAGGCCGATCGTGTCGGCGCCCGTCTCGTCCAGGCCGGCCTCGTCGTCGCGACGATCGGCATCGTCGTCAAGCTGCTCTTCACGACCAACGCCGAGATCCTCGCCGAGATCGCGCCCGCGAAGTTCTCGATGCGCAACGTCTGGTTCATCGTCTTCACCGCCGCCATGGTCTGGCTGCTCGGCAACACCCGGTTCGGCAGCTGGACCTTCGCCGTCGGCGGCAACAAGGAGGCAGCACGCCAGGTCGGTGTGCCGGCCGCCCGCACCAAGACCCAGCTGTTCATGCTGGTGTCCGGTGCAGCATGGCTGGTCGGCATGTTGCTGGCGTTCCGCCTCAACACGATCCAGGCCAACACCGGCAACGGACTCGAGTTCAACTACATCATCGCCGCCGTCGTCGGCGGCACGCTGCTCACCGGCGGCTACGGCACGGCGCTCGGCGGGGCGATCGGTGCCCTCATCGTGGCGATGGGCACGCTCGGTATCCCGTACGCCCGTTGGAACTCCGACTGGCAGTACCTCTTCCTCGGCGTGATCCTCCTGCTCGCGGTGATCGCCAACCGATCGATCCGCACCCGAGCCGAGACGCTCCGACGATGACCGGCCGCACCGACCCGACCGCCTCGACCGAGACCGACCAGGAGAACCGACATGGCTGAACAGCATCTGCTCGAACTCGACAACATCTCGAAGTACTACGGGAACATCATCGCCCTCAGCGATGTGAGCACGTCCGTCAACGCGGGCGAGGTGACCTGCGTGCTGGGCGACAACGGTGCGGGAAAGTCGACGTTCATCAAGATCCTCGCCGGTGTGCACCAGCAGTCGGAGGGCACCATTCGCGTGAACGGCGATGAGGTCAAGTTCGACTCGCCCCGCGATGCGCTCGACAAGGGCATCGCCACCGTGTACCAGGACCTCGCGATGGTGCCGCTGATGTCGGTCTGGCGCAACTTCTTCCTGGGTTCCGAACCCACCAAGGGCATCGGCCCGCTCCAGTGGATCGACAAGGCCGAGGCGAAGCGGATCGCGAAGGAGGAGATGGCCAAGATGGGTATCGACATCCGCGACACCGAGCAGCCGGTCGGCACCCTGTCGGGCGGCGAGCGCCAGTCGGTGGCGATCGCGCGCGCCGGGTACTTCGGCGCGAAGGTGCTGATCCTCGACGAGCCGACCTCGGCACTCGGTGTCAAGCAGTCGGGCGTCGTGCTCAAGCGCATCGTCGAGGCCCGCAACCAGGGTCTCGCCGTGATCTTCATCACCCACAACCCGCGCCACGCGTACCCGGTCGGCAACCGATTCCTCATCCTCAACCGCGGCCAGTCGATGGGGTCGTTCGCCAAGGACGACATCACCGTCGACGAACTCACCCAGCTCATGGCCGGCGGTGCCGAGCTCGAAGCGCTCGAGCACGAACTGCAGACCGCCACCGGCAACGGCGGCTGAACCGCGCCCATGACGATCCCCGAACTCCTCACCATCGGGCGGGTCAGTGTCGATCTCTACGCGGAGCAGGTCGGTGTCTCGATGACCGAGGTGACCACGCTGCGCAAGTCGGTGGGCGGCACCTCGACCAACGTCGCCGTCGCCGCCGCCCGACTCGGACACCACGCCGCTGCCGTCACCAAGGTCGGCGACGACGAGTTCGGGCGCTACATCACCCACGCGCTCGAACACACCTTCGGCGTCGACACCCGCTGGGTCACGTCGGATCCTGAACTCAAGACGCCGCTGGCGTTCGCCGAGCTCGATCCCCCCGAGGATCCGACGATCATCTTCTACCGCGAGCCGCGCGCACCCGACCAGAACCTGCGTCTCGACGACGTCGATCTCGACGTCGTCCGGGAGGTCCCGCTGTTCTGGGTACCGGCCTCCCGATTCGCTTGGGAGCCGAGCCGCTCGACGGTCACCGAGCTGCTGCGCGCACGCGGTCGACGCTCGCACACCGTGCTCGACCTCGACTGGCGCCCGATGTTCTGGAACTCGCCGGCGGAGGCCTCCGAGCAGATCGCACCGATGCTCGACCACGTCACCGTCGCGATCGGCAACCGCGACGAATGTGAGATCGCGGTCGGTACTCGCGACCCCGACGAGGCGGCCGACCGCCTGCTCGAACGGGGGCTCGAGATCGCCGTCGTCAAGCTCGGTGGCGAGGGCGTCATGGTCGCCACCGCCGACGGTGTGCGAGAGCGGATCCCGCCGTTCCTGGTCGACGTGGTCTGCGGCCTCGGGTCGGGCGACGCGTTCGGTGGCGCCTTCTGTCACGGCCTGCTCAGCGGCTGGGACCTCGTTCGCTCGGTCGAGTACGGCAATGCCGCCGGCGCGATCGTCGCCGGACGCCTCACCTGCGCCGACGCCATGCCGACCGCCGACGAAGTCGACGCGTTCATCGCCGGTCGCACGTCCAGCACCACCTCGAACACCACCCCCTCGAACACCACTGGAGCACCATCATGAGTTCCCGCCGCCGACTCGGCATCGGCGTCATCGGATTCGGCTGGATGGGACAAGCCCATTCCCGATCGGCGGCGCGGATCTCGTCGCTGTTCCCCGACCGCAGTTTCGACACCGACCTGGTGATCTGCGGTGACAGCGTCCCGCAGCGGCAGATCGAGGCGGTCGAGGGCTTCGGGTTCCGCGAGGCCACCGCCGACTGGCGCAAGGTCGTCGAACATCCCGACGTCGACGTCGTCTACGTCACGGCGCCGAACATGATGCACGAAGAACTCGCGATCGCCGCGGCCGAGGCCGGCAAGGCCGTGTTCTGCGAGAAGCCGGTCGGCGGCAAGCCCGATCAGACCGTGCGGGTCGACGCCGCAGCGCGTGCCGCCGGCGTCATCACCGGTGTCGGCTACAACTACCGCTGGGCGCCGCTCGTGCAGCACGCCAAGCACCTGATCGACTCGGGACAGCTCGGCGAGATCACGAACTACCGCGGCCGCTTCTTCTCGATGTACGGCGCCGACCCGATGGGGCTGCTGTCGTGGCGGTTCCTCGTCGACGAGGCGGGGTACGGCGTGTCGTCCGACATCCTCTCCCACGCCGTCGATCTCGCCACGATGCTGATCGGCCCGATCACGTCGGTGTCGGGCACGATGGAGACGTTCATCAAGGATCGGCCGCTGCCCCGGGAAG encodes:
- a CDS encoding ATP-binding cassette domain-containing protein: MAEQHLLELDNISKYYGNIIALSDVSTSVNAGEVTCVLGDNGAGKSTFIKILAGVHQQSEGTIRVNGDEVKFDSPRDALDKGIATVYQDLAMVPLMSVWRNFFLGSEPTKGIGPLQWIDKAEAKRIAKEEMAKMGIDIRDTEQPVGTLSGGERQSVAIARAGYFGAKVLILDEPTSALGVKQSGVVLKRIVEARNQGLAVIFITHNPRHAYPVGNRFLILNRGQSMGSFAKDDITVDELTQLMAGGAELEALEHELQTATGNGG
- the iolC gene encoding 5-dehydro-2-deoxygluconokinase — translated: MTIPELLTIGRVSVDLYAEQVGVSMTEVTTLRKSVGGTSTNVAVAAARLGHHAAAVTKVGDDEFGRYITHALEHTFGVDTRWVTSDPELKTPLAFAELDPPEDPTIIFYREPRAPDQNLRLDDVDLDVVREVPLFWVPASRFAWEPSRSTVTELLRARGRRSHTVLDLDWRPMFWNSPAEASEQIAPMLDHVTVAIGNRDECEIAVGTRDPDEAADRLLERGLEIAVVKLGGEGVMVATADGVRERIPPFLVDVVCGLGSGDAFGGAFCHGLLSGWDLVRSVEYGNAAGAIVAGRLTCADAMPTADEVDAFIAGRTSSTTSNTTPSNTTGAPS
- a CDS encoding Gfo/Idh/MocA family oxidoreductase, whose product is MSSRRRLGIGVIGFGWMGQAHSRSAARISSLFPDRSFDTDLVICGDSVPQRQIEAVEGFGFREATADWRKVVEHPDVDVVYVTAPNMMHEELAIAAAEAGKAVFCEKPVGGKPDQTVRVDAAARAAGVITGVGYNYRWAPLVQHAKHLIDSGQLGEITNYRGRFFSMYGADPMGLLSWRFLVDEAGYGVSSDILSHAVDLATMLIGPITSVSGTMETFIKDRPLPREGGTHYDRGSPADPTGTVTNEDYAAAMVTFHNGARGTFESSRAIIGPESQMAFDVYGTKGALRWNLETMNELEVFISDESGAAPRGYTKVYAGDRYPYHGHFVPGDANSIGYEDLKVIENYEFLSAVASGVQHEPGFAEAVDYVSFQAAWLRSCETGSWTDVVSLREGT